A window of the Zeugodacus cucurbitae isolate PBARC_wt_2022May chromosome 2, idZeuCucr1.2, whole genome shotgun sequence genome harbors these coding sequences:
- the LOC105213570 gene encoding modular serine protease isoform X3, translating to MIHCADGSDETIENCYGKITTCPFFAFRCAYGACIAGENRCNQKKDCADNSDELSSICQMTSAEMNLAIRGQCGDSKMQCNGGKCIDSDRLCDGVPDCPEGDDETLEKCAPFSCQSFAHRCAYGACIEGKAACNGTKECHDGSDESYALCGGVRKQASGARPTPKTTKKPTAPTTRPIKKKCQIPANLSNVIITNNNFRTNIDAGSSVSTNTLVTFACQPGYQLDGDETLLCTDDGWNKKVPVCYSRNYCDARVLNEDKSITASCLFESAAVACEKIKPNTIAVIKCAIGYQQKNVRQKTILSCTNEYKWNYPITPCEIKCGELQQYSTPFARNGIPIEISEAPWHVGIYSNLNERDFKHICGGSIVSYRVVVSAAHCFYDVVITKPYENRFFKVSPAKKKFEFYNTDGVDVTNIYIPEMYNSSYNNYYGDMAIITLQKPFTFNHAVKPICFQYLTEGAATVETGRDSFIVGWGPTGVPDPTKNRTDVLQKVEVTTLSYNSCNDKLNGKATQRFDLAYDKFCVVRKGTSGELCRGDSGGGFVKSTSGQYYLVGVISHAPLGNVDCARDSLIALTNVQYYVKIRESIENDQIEN from the exons ATGATTCATTGTGCCGATGGCTCTGATGAGACTATAGAGAACTGTTACGGTAAGATAACGACATGCCCGTTTTTTGCATTCCGTTGTGCCTATGGGGCCTGCATCGCAGGGGAAAATCGTTGCAATCAAAAAAAGGACTGCGCGGATAACTCAGATGAATTGTCTTCTATTTGTCAGATGACGAGTGCGGAAATGAATTTGGCAATACGCGGCCAATGTGG tgATTCGAAAATGCAGTGCAACGGTGGTAAATGTATAGATAGTGACAGATTATGTGACGGCGTACCTGACTGCCCCGAGGGAGATGACGAGACATTAGAAAAATGTGCACCATTTTCATGCCAGTCCTTCGCCCATAGATGCGCCTACGGTGCTTGCATTGAGGGTAAAGCCGCCTGTAACGGCACCAAAGAATGTCATGATGGTTCAGACGAATCGTACGCTTTATGCGGTGGAGTACGGAAGCAAGCTTCCGGCGCACGACCAACGCCGAAAACTACGAAGAAACCTACAGCACCAACAACACGACCAATTAAAAAGAAGTGTCAAATACCCGCTAATCTTAGCAACGTAATAATCACGAATAACAACTTTAGGACGAATATCGACGCCGGTTCCAGTGTGTCAACAAATACGTTGGTTACATTTGCATGTCAACCTGGCTACCAGTTAGACGGAGACGAAACGTTGCTCTGTACAGACGATGGTTGGAACAAAAAGGTGCCAGTTTGTTACAGTCGCA aCTATTGCGATGCACGGGTGCTGAATGAAGATAAATCGATCACAGCGTCTTGTTTATTTGAAAGTGCGGCAGTAGCTTGTGAAAAAATCAAACCAAACACCATTGCTGTAATCAAGTGTGCGATAGGATATCAGCAAAAAAA TGTCcgtcaaaaaacaattttaagctgTACAAACGAGTACAAGTGGAATTACCCGATAACACCCTGCGAAATAAAATGTGGAGAGCTGCAACAATATTCGACACCGTTTGCACGTAACGGCATACCGATTGAAATTAGTGAGGCTCCGTGGCATGTGGGCATTTATAGTAACCTAAATGAAAgagattttaaacatatttgtgGCGGATCCATAGTGTCTTATCGCGTCGTAGTGTCag CCGCCCATTGTTTCTATGATGTAGTCATTACAAAACCGTatgaaaataggttttttaaggTGTCTCCAGCGAAAAAGAAATTCGAGTTTTACAACACGGATGGTGTCGatgtaacaaatatatatatacccgaAAT GTACAATAGTtcctataataattattacggTGATATGGCGATTATCACCTTACAGAAGCCGTTCACATTCAATCATGCAGTCAAACCGATTTGCTTTCAATATCTCACCGAAGGAGCCGCCACGGTGGAAACTGGCAGAGATAGTTTCATAGTCGGATGGGGTCCTACGGGTGTTCCGGATCCTACTAAGAACAGAACCGACGTCCTTCAGAAAGTGGAAGTAACTACGCTGTCCTATAACTCATGCAATGATAAGTTAAACGGCAAAGCAACACAACGATTTGACTTGGCATATGATAAGTTTTGTGTTGTCCGCAAAGGCACCTCAGGCGAGTTATGTCGAGGCGATAGCGGTGGAGGTTTCGTCAAAAGTACCAGTggacaatattatttggtgggAGTAATAAGTCATGCACCATTGGGCAATGTCGATTGCGCGAGAGATAGTCTTATAGCGCTAACGAATGTGCAATATTATGTTAAAATACGGGAAAGCATAGAGAATGATcagattgaaaattaa
- the LOC105213570 gene encoding modular serine protease isoform X1, which produces MLDFIAVDFSFNRHWNIYLIVFLALIGDSHLQNTECEWRCDNGECLDSEYLCDGMIHCADGSDETIENCYGKITTCPFFAFRCAYGACIAGENRCNQKKDCADNSDELSSICQMTSAEMNLAIRGQCGDSKMQCNGGKCIDSDRLCDGVPDCPEGDDETLEKCAPFSCQSFAHRCAYGACIEGKAACNGTKECHDGSDESYALCGGVRKQASGARPTPKTTKKPTAPTTRPIKKKCQIPANLSNVIITNNNFRTNIDAGSSVSTNTLVTFACQPGYQLDGDETLLCTDDGWNKKVPVCYSRNYCDARVLNEDKSITASCLFESAAVACEKIKPNTIAVIKCAIGYQQKNVRQKTILSCTNEYKWNYPITPCEIKCGELQQYSTPFARNGIPIEISEAPWHVGIYSNLNERDFKHICGGSIVSYRVVVSAAHCFYDVVITKPYENRFFKVSPAKKKFEFYNTDGVDVTNIYIPEMYNSSYNNYYGDMAIITLQKPFTFNHAVKPICFQYLTEGAATVETGRDSFIVGWGPTGVPDPTKNRTDVLQKVEVTTLSYNSCNDKLNGKATQRFDLAYDKFCVVRKGTSGELCRGDSGGGFVKSTSGQYYLVGVISHAPLGNVDCARDSLIALTNVQYYVKIRESIENDQIEN; this is translated from the exons atgCTCGACTTTATCGCTGTTGATTTTTCATTCAATAGGCATtggaatatatatttgattgttTTCTTGGCACTTATCGGTGACAGCCACCTTC AGAATACAGAATGCGAGTGGCGTTGTGATAATGGCGAGTGCTTAGATAGCGAATACCTCTGTGACGGTATGATTCATTGTGCCGATGGCTCTGATGAGACTATAGAGAACTGTTACGGTAAGATAACGACATGCCCGTTTTTTGCATTCCGTTGTGCCTATGGGGCCTGCATCGCAGGGGAAAATCGTTGCAATCAAAAAAAGGACTGCGCGGATAACTCAGATGAATTGTCTTCTATTTGTCAGATGACGAGTGCGGAAATGAATTTGGCAATACGCGGCCAATGTGG tgATTCGAAAATGCAGTGCAACGGTGGTAAATGTATAGATAGTGACAGATTATGTGACGGCGTACCTGACTGCCCCGAGGGAGATGACGAGACATTAGAAAAATGTGCACCATTTTCATGCCAGTCCTTCGCCCATAGATGCGCCTACGGTGCTTGCATTGAGGGTAAAGCCGCCTGTAACGGCACCAAAGAATGTCATGATGGTTCAGACGAATCGTACGCTTTATGCGGTGGAGTACGGAAGCAAGCTTCCGGCGCACGACCAACGCCGAAAACTACGAAGAAACCTACAGCACCAACAACACGACCAATTAAAAAGAAGTGTCAAATACCCGCTAATCTTAGCAACGTAATAATCACGAATAACAACTTTAGGACGAATATCGACGCCGGTTCCAGTGTGTCAACAAATACGTTGGTTACATTTGCATGTCAACCTGGCTACCAGTTAGACGGAGACGAAACGTTGCTCTGTACAGACGATGGTTGGAACAAAAAGGTGCCAGTTTGTTACAGTCGCA aCTATTGCGATGCACGGGTGCTGAATGAAGATAAATCGATCACAGCGTCTTGTTTATTTGAAAGTGCGGCAGTAGCTTGTGAAAAAATCAAACCAAACACCATTGCTGTAATCAAGTGTGCGATAGGATATCAGCAAAAAAA TGTCcgtcaaaaaacaattttaagctgTACAAACGAGTACAAGTGGAATTACCCGATAACACCCTGCGAAATAAAATGTGGAGAGCTGCAACAATATTCGACACCGTTTGCACGTAACGGCATACCGATTGAAATTAGTGAGGCTCCGTGGCATGTGGGCATTTATAGTAACCTAAATGAAAgagattttaaacatatttgtgGCGGATCCATAGTGTCTTATCGCGTCGTAGTGTCag CCGCCCATTGTTTCTATGATGTAGTCATTACAAAACCGTatgaaaataggttttttaaggTGTCTCCAGCGAAAAAGAAATTCGAGTTTTACAACACGGATGGTGTCGatgtaacaaatatatatatacccgaAAT GTACAATAGTtcctataataattattacggTGATATGGCGATTATCACCTTACAGAAGCCGTTCACATTCAATCATGCAGTCAAACCGATTTGCTTTCAATATCTCACCGAAGGAGCCGCCACGGTGGAAACTGGCAGAGATAGTTTCATAGTCGGATGGGGTCCTACGGGTGTTCCGGATCCTACTAAGAACAGAACCGACGTCCTTCAGAAAGTGGAAGTAACTACGCTGTCCTATAACTCATGCAATGATAAGTTAAACGGCAAAGCAACACAACGATTTGACTTGGCATATGATAAGTTTTGTGTTGTCCGCAAAGGCACCTCAGGCGAGTTATGTCGAGGCGATAGCGGTGGAGGTTTCGTCAAAAGTACCAGTggacaatattatttggtgggAGTAATAAGTCATGCACCATTGGGCAATGTCGATTGCGCGAGAGATAGTCTTATAGCGCTAACGAATGTGCAATATTATGTTAAAATACGGGAAAGCATAGAGAATGATcagattgaaaattaa
- the LOC105213570 gene encoding modular serine protease isoform X2, which produces MLDFIAVDFSFNRHWNIYLIVFLALIGDSHLQNTECEWRCDNGECLDSEYLCDGMIHCADGSDETIENCYGKITTCPFFAFRCAYGACIAGENRCNQKKDCADNSDELSSICQMTSAEMNLAIRGQCGDSKMQCNGGKCIDSDRLCDGVPDCPEGDDETLEKCAPFSCQSFAHRCAYGACIEGKAACNGTKECHDGSDESYALCGGVRKQASGARPTPKTTKKPTAPTTRPIKKKCQIPANLSNVIITNNNFRTNIDAGSSVSTNTLVTFACQPGYQLDGDETLLCTDDGWNKKVPVCYSRNYCDARVLNEDKSITASCLFESAAVACEKIKPNTIAVIKCAIGYQQKNVRQKTILSCTNEYKWNYPITPCEIKCGELQQYSTPFARNGIPIEISEAPWHVGIYSNLNERDFKHICGGSIVSYRVVVSAAHCFYDVVITKPYENRFFKVSPAKKKFEFYNTDGVDVTNIYIPEISYNNYYGDMAIITLQKPFTFNHAVKPICFQYLTEGAATVETGRDSFIVGWGPTGVPDPTKNRTDVLQKVEVTTLSYNSCNDKLNGKATQRFDLAYDKFCVVRKGTSGELCRGDSGGGFVKSTSGQYYLVGVISHAPLGNVDCARDSLIALTNVQYYVKIRESIENDQIEN; this is translated from the exons atgCTCGACTTTATCGCTGTTGATTTTTCATTCAATAGGCATtggaatatatatttgattgttTTCTTGGCACTTATCGGTGACAGCCACCTTC AGAATACAGAATGCGAGTGGCGTTGTGATAATGGCGAGTGCTTAGATAGCGAATACCTCTGTGACGGTATGATTCATTGTGCCGATGGCTCTGATGAGACTATAGAGAACTGTTACGGTAAGATAACGACATGCCCGTTTTTTGCATTCCGTTGTGCCTATGGGGCCTGCATCGCAGGGGAAAATCGTTGCAATCAAAAAAAGGACTGCGCGGATAACTCAGATGAATTGTCTTCTATTTGTCAGATGACGAGTGCGGAAATGAATTTGGCAATACGCGGCCAATGTGG tgATTCGAAAATGCAGTGCAACGGTGGTAAATGTATAGATAGTGACAGATTATGTGACGGCGTACCTGACTGCCCCGAGGGAGATGACGAGACATTAGAAAAATGTGCACCATTTTCATGCCAGTCCTTCGCCCATAGATGCGCCTACGGTGCTTGCATTGAGGGTAAAGCCGCCTGTAACGGCACCAAAGAATGTCATGATGGTTCAGACGAATCGTACGCTTTATGCGGTGGAGTACGGAAGCAAGCTTCCGGCGCACGACCAACGCCGAAAACTACGAAGAAACCTACAGCACCAACAACACGACCAATTAAAAAGAAGTGTCAAATACCCGCTAATCTTAGCAACGTAATAATCACGAATAACAACTTTAGGACGAATATCGACGCCGGTTCCAGTGTGTCAACAAATACGTTGGTTACATTTGCATGTCAACCTGGCTACCAGTTAGACGGAGACGAAACGTTGCTCTGTACAGACGATGGTTGGAACAAAAAGGTGCCAGTTTGTTACAGTCGCA aCTATTGCGATGCACGGGTGCTGAATGAAGATAAATCGATCACAGCGTCTTGTTTATTTGAAAGTGCGGCAGTAGCTTGTGAAAAAATCAAACCAAACACCATTGCTGTAATCAAGTGTGCGATAGGATATCAGCAAAAAAA TGTCcgtcaaaaaacaattttaagctgTACAAACGAGTACAAGTGGAATTACCCGATAACACCCTGCGAAATAAAATGTGGAGAGCTGCAACAATATTCGACACCGTTTGCACGTAACGGCATACCGATTGAAATTAGTGAGGCTCCGTGGCATGTGGGCATTTATAGTAACCTAAATGAAAgagattttaaacatatttgtgGCGGATCCATAGTGTCTTATCGCGTCGTAGTGTCag CCGCCCATTGTTTCTATGATGTAGTCATTACAAAACCGTatgaaaataggttttttaaggTGTCTCCAGCGAAAAAGAAATTCGAGTTTTACAACACGGATGGTGTCGatgtaacaaatatatatatacccgaAAT TtcctataataattattacggTGATATGGCGATTATCACCTTACAGAAGCCGTTCACATTCAATCATGCAGTCAAACCGATTTGCTTTCAATATCTCACCGAAGGAGCCGCCACGGTGGAAACTGGCAGAGATAGTTTCATAGTCGGATGGGGTCCTACGGGTGTTCCGGATCCTACTAAGAACAGAACCGACGTCCTTCAGAAAGTGGAAGTAACTACGCTGTCCTATAACTCATGCAATGATAAGTTAAACGGCAAAGCAACACAACGATTTGACTTGGCATATGATAAGTTTTGTGTTGTCCGCAAAGGCACCTCAGGCGAGTTATGTCGAGGCGATAGCGGTGGAGGTTTCGTCAAAAGTACCAGTggacaatattatttggtgggAGTAATAAGTCATGCACCATTGGGCAATGTCGATTGCGCGAGAGATAGTCTTATAGCGCTAACGAATGTGCAATATTATGTTAAAATACGGGAAAGCATAGAGAATGATcagattgaaaattaa